The following proteins are co-located in the Thermus thermophilus HB8 genome:
- a CDS encoding thiolase family protein — protein sequence MREAVIVSAVRSPVARGKKNGALATLHPVDLSAQVMRAAVERVGLDPKELEDVLWGCAMPEAAQGLNIARLALLRAGFPVEVAGATINRFCSSGLQTIAMAAQAVMTGMADAVLAGGVEMMSQVPMSGFHTRLHPDLTPTEWSPETYSTYIGMGFTAERVAERFGISREDQDRWALRSHQKAAQAWAEGRFPEVVPIRVPKVTYRGTKKEVEEVVFDRDETVRPDTSLEALAKLRPAFKKNGTVTAGNSSPYSDGAAAVVVMSREKAEALGLKPLARFVSFAVAGVEPDVMGIGPVKAVPKALQRAGLTLDQIALIEFNEAFAAQVLAVMRVLEMPEEKTNVNGGAIALGHPLGATGAKLTAQLLSELSRRGGGYGLVTMCIGGGMGAAGVFEVYPA from the coding sequence ATGCGGGAAGCGGTCATCGTAAGCGCAGTGCGGAGCCCCGTGGCCCGGGGCAAGAAGAACGGGGCCTTGGCCACCCTCCACCCCGTGGACCTCTCCGCCCAGGTGATGCGGGCGGCGGTGGAGCGGGTGGGCCTGGACCCCAAGGAGCTTGAGGACGTCCTCTGGGGGTGCGCCATGCCCGAGGCGGCCCAGGGGCTGAACATCGCCAGGCTCGCCCTCCTCCGGGCGGGCTTCCCGGTGGAGGTGGCGGGGGCCACCATCAACCGCTTCTGCTCCAGCGGCCTCCAGACCATCGCCATGGCCGCCCAGGCGGTGATGACGGGGATGGCGGACGCCGTCTTGGCGGGCGGGGTGGAGATGATGAGCCAGGTGCCCATGTCGGGCTTCCACACCAGGCTCCACCCCGACCTCACCCCCACGGAGTGGAGCCCCGAGACCTACTCCACCTACATCGGCATGGGCTTCACCGCCGAAAGGGTGGCGGAGCGCTTCGGCATAAGCCGCGAGGACCAGGACAGGTGGGCCTTGAGGAGCCACCAGAAGGCGGCCCAGGCCTGGGCCGAGGGGCGCTTCCCTGAAGTGGTCCCCATCCGGGTGCCTAAGGTCACCTACCGCGGGACCAAGAAGGAGGTGGAGGAGGTCGTCTTTGATCGGGACGAGACGGTCCGCCCCGACACCAGCCTCGAGGCCCTGGCCAAGCTGAGGCCCGCCTTTAAGAAGAACGGCACCGTGACCGCGGGCAACTCCAGCCCCTACTCCGACGGGGCGGCGGCGGTGGTGGTCATGAGCCGGGAGAAGGCGGAGGCCCTGGGCCTCAAGCCCCTCGCCCGCTTTGTGAGCTTCGCCGTGGCCGGGGTGGAGCCCGACGTGATGGGGATCGGCCCGGTGAAGGCGGTGCCCAAGGCGCTGCAGCGCGCGGGGCTTACCCTGGACCAGATCGCCCTCATTGAGTTCAACGAGGCCTTCGCCGCCCAGGTCCTGGCGGTGATGCGGGTCCTGGAGATGCCCGAGGAGAAAACGAACGTCAACGGCGGGGCCATCGCCTTAGGCCACCCCCTGGGGGCCACGGGGGCCAAGCTCACCGCACAGCTCTTGAGCGAGCTATCCCGGCGGGGTGGGGGGTACGGCCTCGTCACCATGTGCATCGGCGGCGGCATGGGCGCCGCGGGCGTGTTTGAGGTCTATCCGGCTTAA
- a CDS encoding acyl-CoA dehydrogenase family protein — protein MTEEKKLWQKGGGWLLEVPERVYTPEDFDESVKEIARTTRTFVEREVLPLLERMEHGELELNVPLMRKAGELGLLAIDVPEEYGGLDLPKVISTVVAEELSGSGGFSVTYGAHTSIGTLPLVYFGTEEQKRKYLPKLASGEWIAAYCLTEPGSGSDALAAKTRATLSEDGKHYILNGVKQWISNAGFAHLFTVFAKVDGEHFTAFLVERDTPGLSFGPEEKKMGIKASSTRQVILEDVKVPVENVLGEIGKGHKIAFNVLNVGRYKLGAGAVGGAKRALELSAQYATQRVQFGRPIGRFGLIQQKLGEMASRIYAAESAVYRTVGLIDEALLGKKGPEAVMAGIEEYAVEASIIKVLGSEVLDYVVDEGVQIHGGYGYSQEYPIERAYRDARINRIFEGTNEINRLLIPGMLLRRALKGQLPLMQAAQRLQKELLEPSFEEPEDLELHQVQNLKKLALMVAGLAVQKYGQGVEEEQEVLGAVADILIDAYAAESALLRARRLGGLAPVLARIYLAQALDRAQAGALSVLPRLVEGDEARVVYSAARRLTKREPVDLVALRRQAAEAVLEAGGYPIPR, from the coding sequence ATGACCGAGGAAAAAAAGCTCTGGCAGAAAGGCGGCGGCTGGCTTCTTGAGGTCCCGGAGCGGGTCTACACCCCGGAGGACTTTGACGAGAGCGTCAAGGAGATCGCCCGCACCACCCGTACCTTCGTGGAGCGGGAGGTGCTTCCCCTCCTGGAGCGGATGGAGCACGGGGAGCTTGAGCTCAACGTGCCCCTGATGCGCAAGGCGGGGGAGCTCGGGCTTCTGGCCATTGACGTTCCCGAGGAGTACGGCGGCCTGGACCTGCCCAAGGTGATCTCCACCGTGGTGGCCGAGGAGCTTTCCGGAAGCGGGGGCTTCTCCGTCACCTACGGCGCCCACACCTCCATCGGCACCCTGCCCCTCGTCTACTTCGGCACCGAGGAGCAGAAGCGCAAGTACCTTCCCAAGCTCGCAAGCGGCGAGTGGATCGCCGCCTACTGCCTCACGGAGCCGGGCTCGGGCTCCGACGCCCTCGCCGCCAAGACCCGGGCCACGCTCTCCGAGGACGGCAAGCACTACATCCTGAACGGGGTGAAGCAGTGGATCTCCAACGCGGGCTTCGCCCACCTCTTCACCGTCTTCGCCAAGGTGGACGGGGAGCACTTCACCGCCTTCCTGGTGGAGCGGGACACCCCGGGCCTCTCCTTCGGCCCCGAGGAGAAGAAGATGGGCATCAAGGCCTCCAGCACCCGGCAGGTGATCCTGGAGGACGTCAAGGTGCCCGTGGAGAACGTCCTCGGGGAGATCGGCAAGGGGCACAAGATCGCCTTCAACGTCCTCAACGTGGGCCGCTACAAGCTCGGGGCGGGGGCCGTGGGCGGGGCGAAAAGGGCCTTAGAGCTTTCCGCCCAGTACGCCACCCAGAGGGTGCAGTTCGGCCGCCCCATCGGCCGCTTCGGCCTCATCCAGCAGAAGCTCGGCGAGATGGCGAGCCGCATCTACGCCGCGGAGAGCGCCGTCTACCGCACCGTGGGCCTCATTGACGAGGCCCTTTTGGGCAAGAAGGGCCCGGAAGCGGTGATGGCGGGCATTGAGGAGTACGCCGTGGAGGCCAGCATCATCAAGGTGCTGGGCTCCGAGGTTCTGGACTACGTGGTGGACGAGGGGGTGCAGATCCACGGGGGCTACGGCTACTCCCAGGAGTACCCCATTGAGAGGGCCTACCGCGACGCCCGCATCAACCGCATCTTTGAGGGCACCAACGAGATCAACCGCCTCCTCATCCCCGGCATGCTCCTCCGCCGGGCCCTGAAGGGCCAGCTCCCCCTCATGCAGGCCGCCCAGCGCCTTCAGAAGGAGCTTCTGGAGCCGAGCTTTGAGGAGCCCGAGGACCTCGAGCTCCACCAGGTCCAAAACCTGAAGAAGCTCGCCCTCATGGTGGCGGGCCTCGCCGTGCAGAAGTACGGTCAGGGCGTGGAGGAGGAGCAGGAGGTGCTGGGGGCCGTGGCCGACATCCTCATTGACGCCTACGCCGCAGAGAGCGCCCTCCTCCGGGCCAGGCGGCTTGGCGGGCTTGCCCCGGTCCTTGCCCGCATCTACCTGGCCCAGGCCCTGGACCGGGCCCAGGCGGGGGCGCTTTCCGTGCTGCCCCGCCTCGTGGAAGGGGACGAGGCCCGGGTGGTCTACTCCGCCGCCCGCAGGCTCACGAAGCGCGAGCCCGTGGACCTCGTGGCCCTGCGCCGCCAGGCGGCGGAGGCGGTGCTGGAGGCCGGGGGCTACCCCATCCCGCGCTGA
- the cysS gene encoding cysteine--tRNA ligase — protein MGLVIYDTLARRKVPFEPAVPGHVGIYVCGPTVYADPHLGHARGPVVYDVLRRYLLHKGYKVRFVSNITDVGHLTDDADEGEDKIVRRAKLERLEPMEVAEKYTWSYFDAMQALNVLRPSIAPRASGHIPEMLELTERLLARGVAYERKGSVYFRVRSFPEYGKLSGKRLEELRAGARVEVREEKEDPLDFALWKAAEPGHIMRWKSPWGEGYPGWHIECTAMSLKYLGEGFDLHAGGIDLQFPHHECEIAQAEAAGFRFARHWMHHNHVLLEGEKMAKSTGNLVLLHDLLEAHEPMALRFYLLQTHYRSPMDFTWEGLESAKRGYGRLLHAYREVRGRKKTAPPGTTPELERALDALEKAFMEAIEDDLSTPEALAALFAFLPELHKLLPEAKAESLARAEAVFHTLGEGILGLFPERVLEERVSGPLLEGLIALLLELREEARRAKDYEKSDLIRERLRALGVIVEDTKEGPRWRLER, from the coding sequence ATGGGCCTGGTCATCTACGACACCCTGGCGCGCCGCAAAGTGCCCTTTGAGCCCGCGGTCCCCGGCCACGTGGGGATCTACGTCTGCGGCCCCACGGTCTACGCCGACCCCCACCTGGGCCACGCCCGGGGTCCCGTGGTCTACGACGTCCTGAGGCGCTACCTCCTCCACAAGGGCTACAAGGTGCGCTTCGTCTCCAACATCACCGACGTGGGCCACCTCACCGACGACGCCGACGAGGGCGAGGACAAGATCGTGAGGCGGGCCAAGCTGGAACGGCTTGAGCCCATGGAGGTGGCCGAGAAGTACACCTGGAGCTACTTTGACGCCATGCAGGCCCTGAACGTCCTCAGGCCCTCCATCGCCCCGAGGGCTTCAGGCCACATCCCGGAGATGCTGGAGCTCACGGAAAGGCTTCTTGCGCGGGGGGTGGCCTACGAGCGGAAGGGAAGCGTCTACTTCCGGGTGCGCTCCTTCCCCGAGTACGGGAAGCTCTCAGGAAAGCGCCTGGAGGAGCTCAGGGCGGGGGCCCGGGTGGAGGTGCGGGAGGAGAAGGAAGACCCCCTGGACTTCGCCCTCTGGAAGGCGGCCGAGCCCGGGCACATCATGCGCTGGAAGAGCCCCTGGGGGGAGGGGTACCCCGGCTGGCACATTGAGTGCACGGCCATGAGCCTCAAGTACCTGGGGGAAGGCTTTGACCTCCACGCCGGGGGGATTGACCTGCAGTTTCCCCACCACGAGTGCGAGATCGCCCAGGCGGAGGCCGCGGGCTTCCGCTTCGCCCGGCACTGGATGCACCACAACCACGTCCTCCTGGAGGGGGAGAAGATGGCCAAGAGCACGGGGAACCTCGTCCTCCTCCACGACCTCCTCGAGGCCCACGAGCCCATGGCCCTCCGCTTCTACCTCCTCCAGACCCACTACCGGAGCCCCATGGACTTCACCTGGGAAGGGCTGGAAAGCGCCAAAAGGGGGTATGGCCGCCTCCTCCACGCCTACCGGGAGGTGCGGGGGCGCAAGAAGACCGCACCCCCCGGCACCACCCCCGAGCTGGAAAGGGCCCTGGACGCCCTGGAAAAGGCCTTCATGGAGGCCATAGAGGACGACCTCTCCACTCCCGAGGCCCTGGCCGCCCTCTTCGCCTTCCTCCCCGAGCTCCACAAGCTCCTCCCCGAGGCCAAGGCGGAAAGCCTCGCCCGGGCCGAGGCGGTCTTCCACACCTTGGGGGAAGGGATCCTCGGCCTCTTTCCCGAGAGGGTCCTGGAGGAAAGGGTCTCCGGGCCCCTCCTCGAGGGCCTCATCGCCCTCCTCCTGGAGCTTAGGGAAGAGGCGAGGCGGGCCAAGGACTACGAAAAAAGCGACCTCATCCGGGAAAGGTTAAGGGCCCTCGGCGTCATCGTGGAGGACACCAAGGAGGGCCCGAGGTGGCGCCTGGAGCGCTAA
- the hslO gene encoding Hsp33 family molecular chaperone HslO, whose translation MGRILRGLAGEGDLRVVAAETTDVVEEARLRHGLSPTATAALGRAMTGALLLAQLLLKTPKERITLRVEGTGPLGGLVVEADAFGHVRGYVKNPRAEVPLREDGKLNVGELVGAGALRVDRSLPSGEVYTSTVPLVSGEIAEDLAHYLWQSEQIPSAVLLGVRVKGEGEVEVAGGVAVQVMPGAREEVLDRLEANLKDLPGLTPLLRERGLEGALEALLAGLGFERTDLRALGYFQNEIPARFRCRCNREKALEALVFFTPEEREDMIVKDGGAEVVCHWCGEVYRFSPEEVRSLVAEVRCPDCGTLWLYPKGDGTLARIEGETCRCGRKVELPSETRPQA comes from the coding sequence ATGGGACGGATCCTTAGGGGCCTGGCCGGGGAGGGGGATCTGAGGGTGGTGGCCGCCGAGACCACGGACGTGGTGGAGGAGGCGCGGCTGCGCCACGGCCTTTCCCCCACGGCCACGGCCGCCCTTGGCCGCGCCATGACCGGGGCCCTCCTTTTGGCCCAGCTCCTCCTCAAGACCCCCAAGGAGCGGATCACCCTCCGCGTGGAGGGGACGGGGCCCTTGGGGGGGCTTGTGGTAGAGGCGGACGCCTTTGGGCACGTGCGGGGCTACGTGAAGAACCCCAGGGCCGAGGTCCCCTTGAGGGAGGACGGGAAGCTCAACGTGGGGGAGCTTGTGGGAGCCGGGGCGCTTCGGGTGGACCGGAGCCTGCCGAGCGGGGAGGTCTATACGAGCACCGTCCCCCTGGTCTCGGGGGAGATCGCCGAGGACCTCGCCCACTACCTCTGGCAGTCGGAGCAGATCCCTTCCGCCGTCCTCCTCGGCGTGCGGGTCAAGGGAGAAGGGGAGGTGGAGGTGGCGGGGGGCGTGGCCGTCCAGGTGATGCCCGGGGCCAGGGAAGAGGTTTTGGACCGCCTCGAGGCCAACCTGAAGGACCTCCCCGGCCTCACCCCCCTCCTTCGGGAGCGGGGCCTGGAGGGGGCTTTGGAGGCCCTTCTTGCGGGCCTGGGCTTTGAGCGCACCGACCTCCGCGCCCTGGGCTACTTCCAGAACGAGATCCCCGCCCGCTTCCGCTGCCGCTGCAACCGGGAGAAGGCCCTGGAGGCCCTGGTCTTCTTCACTCCGGAGGAGCGGGAGGACATGATCGTGAAGGACGGCGGGGCGGAGGTGGTCTGCCACTGGTGCGGGGAGGTCTACCGCTTCTCCCCGGAGGAGGTCCGCTCCCTGGTGGCCGAGGTGCGCTGCCCCGACTGCGGGACGCTTTGGCTCTACCCCAAGGGGGACGGCACCCTCGCCCGCATTGAGGGGGAGACCTGCCGCTGCGGCCGCAAGGTGGAGCTTCCCTCGGAGACCCGCCCCCAGGCTTGA